A window of Nocardia arthritidis genomic DNA:
CGGATTCGATCACTCAGCGTACCGCTCACCCTGGTCCTGGGACGAATCCGGCGAGTGGGGAAGTTCGTGGGGAAGTTTCCGGATTCAGGTCCGGAACAGGCGGCCGAGCTCCTCGAGCCAGGGGATCGCGACGGCCAGCGTCGGCACCACCAGAATGGCGGCGGAGGCGAGATAGGCGGCGATGGAAAGGCGCACACCGCCGAGTGGGCCGGACAGCCGCTGGATCCGGATGAGCGTGCTCGGCCCGCCGACGGCCAGCGCGCCCTGCGGTGCGATCGACTTGGAACAGGCGACCAAGGCGCGAGCCAGCGGACGCGGACCGGTGACCTTCACCGCGGAATCGTCGGCGAGCAGTTCGATGAGCAACTTCACCGAATCCAGCGCCGACTTACTGCGCACCCAGCGGGGAAATGCCTCGTGCGCGGCGGTGAACGCCTCGAGCACCAGATCGTGGCGGGCGCGCAGATGGGAGCGCTCGTGGCTGATGATCGCGGCGAGCTCTTTCTCGTCGAGGTTGTCCAGGGTGCCCGCGCTCACCACGACCCGCCTGCGCAGCCCGGGTAGGCAGTAGGCGATGGGCTCGGGCGCGGCCAGCACCCGGATATCGGCGGCGCGGCGCGCGGGACCGCCCTGATCGAGCAGGTCGACGAGCATGCGGTGCTTGGCGCGTCGCCTGCGGGTGTGCACGCCGACCCGCACCACCGACCAGATCAGGCGCGCGCCGACCAGCAGGGTGAGCGCGAAGACCAGGACGTAGGCCAGCCAGAGCGGCAGCCCGAGCACGTCGATCTCCCGGGTGGGTGAGGTGGTCGGCCGTCCGTCGGGTCCGGGCACCAGCAGCTGGGCCGCGATGGCGAGTCCGGAACCGAAGGCGCTGAGCACGGCGGCCAGCGCGATGGCCTGCCACAGAACAAGTGCTGCCCGGGGCGTCCGGTACGGCCAGGTCGCCCGGGCCAGCAGAGCTGGGGCAGGCCCCGCGAGAAGCAAAGCGAGACCGGCGAATACCGGCGCGGTTGCGTTCATCGACTCAGCTCACTGCGTTGTGGGGCCTGGGTCCGAGGAGTCTACTGCGGCGGCTTCGCCTCGTCCTCGGTGGCTTCGAGCTTAGCGAGTGCCTCCCGCAACGCGGCAGCCTCATCCTTACCGACCTGTTCGACGAAGTGCACCAGCGCGGCGGCGCGGCTGCCCGCCTCCTCCGCCTGTTGCAGCGCGTCCACCATCAAGCTGGCGACCAGTTCGTCGCGGGTGTGTACCGGGGCGTAGCGGTGGGCGCGGTCGTCGCGCCGCTGTACCACCAGATTCTTCTTCGCCAGACGCTGCAGCACCGTCATCACCGTGGTGTACGCGAGCTCGCGGCGGGCGGCCAAGGCCTCGTGCACCTGCCGGACGGTTTGTGGTTCGTCACTCGACCACAACTGGTCCATGACCGCTTTCTCGAGTTCACCAAGTCCTGCCATCCCACAAGTTTACGGACTCAACGACGCGATTGCGTACTACACCCTGTCGTAACTGGCCGGTTGCTATGTGGTATTGGTCACGGCCGACGAAAGTACGTGCCTGGCGCCGATCGGAATCACCATCGGGCGGCCGGATACCGGGTCGTCGATCACCGAGGCGTCCAGCCCGAATACCGCGCGCAGCAGGTCGGCGTCGATGATATCGGCGGGTGCGCCCTGCGCGACGACTCGACCCCGCGACATCACGATCAACTGGTCGCTGTAGCGGATGGCCAGGTTCAGATCGTGCAGCACCATCACCACGGTGCGCCCGTAATCGTCGTGCAACCGGTCCACCAGATCCAGCACCTCCACCGAATGCGCCAGATCAAGGTAGGTGGTCGGCTCGTCGAGCAGCAGGATGTCGGTGCCCTGTGCCAAAGCCATGGAAATCCAGGCGCGTTGGCGCTGGCCGCCGGACAGCTCGTCCAGGGTGCGGTCGGCCAGATCGGCGATGCCGGTCTGCTCGAGCGCGGTCAGCACGGAATCCGCGTCGGTGGCCGACCATTGCCGCAGCCAGGACTGATGCGGATGGCGGCCACGCGCGACCAGATCGGCGACGGTGAGCCCCTCCGGCGCGACCGGTGACTGCGGCAGCAGGCCGATCACCCTGGCCACATCCCTGGTCTTCATCGATGAAATGGCCTTGCCGTCCAACACGATCCGGCCCTGGCTCGGTCGCAGCAGGCGGCCGAGCGCGCGCAGCAGGGTGGATTTCCCGCAGCCGTTCGGTCCGATGACGGTGGTGATCACGCCGGGCGTGATATCGAGCGAGAGGCCGTCGGCGATGACCCGATCGCCGTAGCCGAGGGTGACGGCCTCGGCGGTGAGCCGGTGATCGTTCATCGGAGTGTCGCCTTCCGGTTCGTTCGGACGAGCAGATAGAGCAGGAACGGGCCGCCGAACGCGGCGGTCACCACGCCGACCGGCAGTTCGACCGGGAGCGTTCGGGACAGCGCGTCGGCGCCGAGTACCAGCAGGGCTCCGGTGAGCGCGGATCCGATGAGGGGTTCGCCCGGCGTGCGCAGCAGCCTCCGGGCCACCTGCGGCGCGGCGAGCGCGACGAATCCGACGGGGCCCACCGCCGCCGTCGCCACCGCGGCGGCGATGACCGCGGCGCCGATGAGCACCGCCTGCTGGGTCTGTATGCGGACACCGAGCCCGCGGGTGGTTTCCGCGCCGAGCCGCAGCGCCGCGAGCGTGCGCGCCGAGCCGAGCGCGACCAGCGCGACGACGCCGAACGCGACCGCGGCCGGGACCAGCCGCGAGGTATCGGCGGAATTCAGTGATCCGTTGAGCCACAACTGCACTCGCGCCGCATCATCGATGCTCGCCCGCGTCAGCAGCCAGTTGATGCCGGCGACGAGCAATGCGTTCACGCCGATGCCGATGAGCACCAGCTTCAGCCCGGCGACCCCGCGCTCGCCGGATGCGCCGCGGCCGAACGCGAGCAGATAGATCGCGACCGCGGTGAGCAGTCCGCCCGCGAGTGCGGCCAGCGGTGTCCCCAGCATCGAATCCGTTGCGCCGCTACCGAATGCGACGGCGCCGAGGCTCGCACCCGAGGTGATGCCGAGCACGTCCGGGCTCGCGAGCGGGTTGTGCAGGATCGATTGCGTGATGGCCCCGGCCAGTCCGAGTGCCGCGCCGACCACGAGTGCCGTGAGTGCCCGTGGCATGCGGGAATCCAGGATGATGAACCGCTGTGCCCGGGTGCCGCCACCGCTGAGGACATCGAGCACCTGGCCGAGCGGAATATGCGTCCGCCCGGTCGTGATATCCAGGCAGAACAATGCGAAAAGCGCTGCGGCCATGGCGATTACGATCGCGACCTGCCGTGGCCGCAGCACCAACGACAGCGGGCCGACGCGCAGTGCGCCGGGTAGTCGAACGGCGGCTCGGGATACCGGACCGGCTTTCGTATCGGTCACAGGTTCACCAGCCGCCTGCGGCGGACGAGCAGGATGAAGCAGGGCGCGCCGAATGCGGCGAGCACGACGCCGACCTGGAGTTCGCCTGGGCGGGCGACGATTCGGCCGACGGTATCGGCGACGAGCAGCGAAAGCGCGCCGAGCAGACCGGAATACGGAATGAGCCTGCGGTAGTCGGGTCCGGTGATCGCCCTGGCGATATGCGGCACAACCAATCCCAGGAAGGCGATCGGGCCGATGGCGGCGGTCGACGCGCCGCAGAGCAGGACGACCGCCGTCAAGCCGAGTGCGCGGCTGCGTCCGACATCGACGCCGAGCCCCCGGGCCACATCATCACCGAGCCCGAGCAGATTGAGGCTCGGCGCGGCCGCGACCGCCAACGCGATGCCGATCACCAGGAATGGCAGCACCTGCCAGAACACGTCCGCGCCGCGCCCGCCGACCGCGCCGACCACCCAGAACCGGTAGCTGTCGAGCGCGGTCTTGTCCAGCAGCACAACGGCATTCGTCATCGCCTGGAGGAATGCCGTCACCGCGGCGCCCGCGAGTACCAGCGCGAGCGGACTCGCCTTGCCCGCGCCGAGCGCCGACACCCCGAACACCACCAGCCCCGCGACGGCCGCTCCGGCGAAGGCGAACCACACATACTGCGCCGGTGCGGTGAAGCCGAACAGGTAGGTGCTCAATGCCGCGAAAAAGGCCGCGCCGGAATTGATTCCGAGCAGACCGGCATCGGCGAGCGGATTGCGCGTGTACCCCTGGACCAGCGCTCCGGCGATGCCGAGCGCCGATCCGGTGACCGCGGCGAGTGCGGTGCGCGGCAGGCGAAGTCCGCGCACGATCTCGGCGGCGGCCGACGGCGCGGGGCAGCGGAACGGCCCGCCGGGACAGGTGAGCGCCTGATGCAGCGCGTCGTAAACCGTCACGGGGGAGAGGTTCTTGGCGCCGATCGCGATGCTGCCGATCGCCGCCATCGCGACCAGCGCCGCGAGCGCGATGGTGAACCGTGCCGATCGCACGGACGGAGTTTCGCTCCGTGATCTGGTGCCTGATGCGGTCACGGCGACGAATTACTCCTGACTCGTGTGGTGTGGCGCTCTGCTTGGACTTGAGCACTTGCTAGGTCTGGTAAGCCTAACCTATGTTCCTACCGCAACTGTCCGACGAGGAGGTCCGATGCCCGAGCTCATGACGCCATGCGCAACTCGCCGCGCGCGGGAGGTGTTCGGCCGGACGGGTGCCCGGCTGCGCGCGCTGCAACCGGAACATCCGCGGGTGTATGCCGTCGCCGCCATGGCCGATCAGGGCAAACGTCGTTGGTGGCGGCTGTCGGACGGCGTGCGCGAGGGGCGGATCGAGCTGATGTACCGCCGCCACGCCGCGGAGATGACCAGCCCGGCCGTCGCCGCCGAGGTGGTGGCGACGGCGCTGATCCACGCGGTGGTCGGCCGGGTCGCGGCCCTGCTGGTGGCCGAGGGGCAGGCGTGGGATCCGGGCCTGGAGAACCTGTGGGTGCACACCGACAACGACGGCGGCATCGACTGGGCGGGCTTGGCGGACACCACGATTCGCGTACTGCCGGGCGACCGGCTGGCGGGCGAGCCCGGTGCGCTCGTGCTGCCGTGTGAGCGGGCGATGTACGTCTGGCTGGCGCAGCGCTGCGAATCCTCGCTGACGCTGGTGCAGGCCGGCCTCGAGCGCTGCGCCGGTTTGAGCGCGCGCCGGTTCTGGGCGTTGGTCGGCGAATCCATTGTCGGCGCGGCCACTTACGTGCCGGAGCTGGCGCGCACCGATGCCGCGGCCGGTGCGCGTCGCGGGCAGGGTCTGCTCGCCGCGCTGGAACATCGCGGACTCGCGGCCCGAAGGGTTGCGTAGTTAGGTTCGCCTAACCTATACTGATCACGGCGTAAGGATCGCAGGCGAGTCCCGAGGGCTGCGGTGACCCCCGATCCAGTGCCGCGACGGGCTCCGCGTACTCCCACCGCGCGGAGCCCGTCGCTCTAGTTCTCAGGCGAATGATGCCGCGGTGATCGAAAACTGACCGTCCGGTCTGGTGAATTCGAACCGTACGGTCATACTCTGTTCACGATCCGGCCGCGGCACGTGTATCACACTGGCTCCCTTGGAGTTTCGTGCCGCGGCCGGATCGGCTCCGGCGGTGTCGCGCCCGGATGACGCCGGGCCGCGGGCGGGGACGGTCCGGCCCTCTGTCACGCTGATCGCATGACACAACAATCCGCCGATCGGCCGTTCGCCTCGCTGGCCGAGGTGACGCCGGATGCGATGAATCAGCTCAGCGCGGGCACGTTCACCGACGAAATCGGGCTGAAATTCACCGAACTCAGCCCGGACGCGGTGCGCGGCGAGCTGATCGTCGGCCCGAAACTGCTGCAGCTGGCCGGGATCGTCAACGGCGGCGTCTACTGCACGATCGTCGAATCGCTCGCCAGCGTCGGCGCGGGCATCTGGTACAACGCGAACGGCTACGCCGGCACCGTCGTCGGCGTCAACAACAACACCGATTTCCTGCGCTCGGTGCGCGCGGGCAAGGTGCACGGCGAGGCGACGCCGCTGCATCGCGGCAGACTGCAGCAGCTGTGGCAGGTCGTGCTCACCGACGACGACGGCCGCACCATCGCGCGCGGACAGGTCCGGCTGCAGAACCTGCCGCACCGCGACTGAGACCCGCCTCGTCCGGCGTTTGCCGGACGGTCGTGCCAGAATGTCCGTCACCCCATATCGACCCGGTGAGGAGCCCCGATGCGACTGTCGCCGCACGAGCAGGAGCGGCTGCTGTTGAGTTACGCGGCCGAGCTGGCCAGACGCAGGCAGGCCCGCGGGCTCCGGCTGAACCATCCGGAGGCCGTCGCGCTGATCACCGATCACGTGCTGGAGGGCGCCAGGGACGGGCGTTCGGTCGCGGAGTTGATGTCTTCGGGCAGAACGGTTCTCACCCGGGAGGATGTGATGGAAGGTGTTCCGGAGATGATCCACGATGTCCAGGTCGAGGCCACGTTCCCGGACGGGACGAAGTTGGTCACCGTGCACCATCCGATCGGCTGAGCGCATGATCCCCGGCGAATACCTCTGTGCCGAAGGCACGATCGAACTGAACGTGGGCGCGGACCGCATCGAGCTGGACGTGGTGAACACCGGTGACCGTCCCGTGCAGGTCGGCAGTCATGTGCACTTTCCGCAGGCGAACGCGGCGCTGCGGTTCGACCGCGCGGCCGCCCACGGGCGGCGGCTCGACATTCCGGCGGGCACCGCCGTGCGTTTCGAACCCGGTCTCGGACAGCGGGTTTCGCTCGTGCCGTTGGGTGGCGCCCGCGAGGTGCACGGTATAAGCCTGCGGCCGCCAGGGCGGCTGGACGCCGAGTGAACACCTGTTCTTCTGTTCTCCCGCAACCGAATTCGGAAATACCCTGCGGGATTGGGGTATTCGTGGAAGGAACGCGATGACCGAGCTGAGCCGGGCGCGCTACGCCGAGCTGTTCGGGCCCACCACCGGCGACCGGATTCGCTTGGCGGACACCGATCTGCTGATCGAGATCACCGAGGACCGCTGCGGCGGACCGGGACTCGCCGGTGACGAGGCGGTGTTCGGCGGCGGCAAGGTCTTGCGCGAATCGATGGGCCAGGCCCGCGCCACCCGGGCCGACGGCACACCCGACACCGTGATCACCGGTGTGGTGATCGTCGACCACTGGGGAATCATCAAGGCGGACGTCGGAATTCGGGACGGCCGCATCAGCGCCATCGGCAAGGCGGGCAACCCCGACACCATGAACGGGGTGCATCCGGATCTGGTGGTCGGCCCGTCCACCGAGATCATCGCGGGTAACGGGCGCATACTCACCGCGGGCGCCATCGACTGCCACGTGCACTTCATCTGTCCGCAGCTGATGGACGAGGCGCTCGGCGGCGGTATCACCACGCTCATCGGCGGCGGCACCGGCCCGGCCGAGGGCAGCAAGGCGACCACCGTGACACCCGGATCATGGCATCTGGCAAGGATGTTGGAGGCCACCGACGGCTGGCCGCTCAATATCGTGCTGCTGGGCAAGGGAAATACGGTCAGCCCCGAGGCGATGATCGAGCAATTGCGCGGCGGCGCGGCGGGTTTCAAACTGCACGAGGACTGGGGCTCGACACCGGCGGCGATCGACGCCTGTCTCACCGTCGCCGACCGCACCGGCGTGCAGGTCGCGCTGCACTCGGACACCCTGAACGAGGCCGGATTCGTCGAGGACACCCTCGGCGCCATCGCGGGCCGCGGCATCCACGCCTATCACACCGAGGGCGCGGGCGGCGGGCACGCGCCCGACATCATCACCGTCGCATCGCATCCCAACGTGCTGCCCAGCTCGACCAACCCCACCCGGCCGCATACGGTCAACACCCTCGACGAGCACCTCGACATGCTCATGGTGTGCCACCACCTGAGCGCGTCAATCCCGGAGGATCTCGCCTTCGCGGAGAGCCGGATCCGGCCGTCGACCATCGCCGCCGAGGACCTGCTGCACGATCTGGGCGCGATCTCCATGATCGGCAGCGATTCGCAGGCCATGGGCCGCATCGGCGAGGTGGTGATGCGCACGTGGCAGACCGCGCACGTGATGAAGCGCCGCCGCGGCGCGCTGCCCGGCGACGGCGCGGCCGATAACGCCCGGGTCCAGCGCTACATCGCGAAATACACCATCTGCCCGGCCGTCGCGCACGGACTCGACCACGAGATCGGCTCGGTGGAGGTCGGTAAGCTGGCCGATCTCGTGTTGTGGGAGCCCGCGTTCTTCGGCGTCCGGCCGCACGCGGTGCTGAAGGGCGGCGCGATCGCCTGGGCCGCGATGGGCGACGCCAACGCGTCGATTCCCACACCGCAACCCGTGCTGCCGCGGCCGATGTTCGGCGCGTCGCCGCTCGTCGCCGCCGCGACCTCGCTGCACTTCGTCTCCGAGCAGGCCATCGAATCCAGGCTCGCCGAACGGCTGAACGTGCGCCGGAAACTGGTGCCGGTCAAGAACGTTCGCAGACTCACCAAAGCCGATATGCCGCGCAACGACGCGCTGCCGCGGATCGAGGTGGATCCGGACACCTTCACCGTGCGCGTCGACGGCGAGGTGTGGACCGAACAGCCGGCCACCGAACTGCCGATGGCCCAGCGGTATTTCCTCTTCTGAGTTTGCCGGGCGTATCGACCATCCGTAATGTGTCCTGCACATCGGGGGTGGTCAGACCTCTGCGCGGAAAGGGATGGCGGTGTCGTTCGAAGATCCGGGCCAGGCCGCGGACCAGTTGGCGAACTGGGCCGAGGATCTCCAGCGCAAGGCGCAGCGCTATCAGGGCCTGCACGGCAGGATGGCCGGGCTGACGGTCACCGAGACCTCCGACGACAACCGCGTCACCGTCACCGTGGACAACACCGGTGTGCCCACCGATATCCGCCTCGCCGAACAGACCCGCGGCATGGACCCGTCCGCCGTGGCCGCGGAACTGATGTCCTGTCTGCGCAAGGCCCAGGCGACGCTGCGCCGGGAGGTCACCTCGATGGTCCAGGACACCGTCGGCGACGACGACGCGGGCGCCGCCATCATCAACCAATACGCCGAGCGTTTCCCGAATCCGGAAGAGGCGCAGGAGGATTCGGACAAGCCGAAGGGTCCGGTCGACGAGGACGAATACTATCGGCGCGATTCCTGGTTGCAGTAAAGGCGATCGTGGCTAGGGGGATAGGTCGACGGTGAGTTCGGCCAGCGCGTAGGCGGTGGCGCAGGGATCGAGTGCCGCTGTGTGCGAATGGTTTTGGATCCGCCAGGTGAGCGAGGTGCCGTTGTCGGAGGCGACGACGGCGCAGTCGCCGGGATCCTTGGTGTTGTGGATGTAGAAGCCCGCGGCGGTGGTCTTGGTGCCGAGGACGTCCTGTTCGATCGTGAGGTGTTCGAGGCGGTTGCCGTCTTTGTCGGCCAGATTCCACGCCTGCTGCAGGGACTGCTTCTGGACGGCGGTGAAGGTGACGTCCGAATCCTCGGTGCCGCGCGCCGCCGCCCACGCGCACACCGGCGGATGACTGTGCGCGGTGAGCGTCGTCGCGTTGAGGGTCTGCGTGAGCTGGGCGACCGTGATCGGGTTGCAATCGGCGTATGGGGTGGTGGTCGGCCCGGACGGCCCGGCATTCGAGTCCGAATTCCCGGACGAACACCCGGCGATCAGCCCGGCGACGGCGACAACGGCCAGCCCGCCGCCGCGAATACGCGATGCGGTCACGGGCCTCTCCCTTCCCTGATCCACGGCACTGCCTACCCGGCCAAGGCTACCGGCCCGATCCGCTACCCGGCGACGCGGTGACCGACGCCTCCGGCCACGGATATTCGGGCGTCGACCGGCCGCGCGTGGTTTGCGAAGAACGCGTCGTCCTTGGCACGATGGCACCGGTATGTCATCGATTTCCGATGCCGCTCGGGACAGCCTCGATGGTCTGTCCGTCGGCGACGCGCTGGGCGCTCAGTTCTTCGTGCCCGGTCGCTCACTGCCCGAACTGCGCGCGGGGCGACCGCCCGCGGCACCGTGGCCATGGACCGACGACACCGAGATGGCCTGTTCGGTATACGCGGAAATCCGCGGCCGGGGATATATCGATCGCGACGCGCTGGCCGCGGCATTCGCGGATCGCTGCGAACCGTATCGCGGCTACGGCGGCGGCACAGTCGTTGTGCTGCACGAGATCCGCGACGGGCGTCCGTGGGCCGATGCGGCGGCGGCCGCGTTCGGCGGGCGTGGTTCCTGGGGTAACGGGGCCGCGATGCGGGTCGCGCCGCTCGGAGCGCACTTCGCCGGAGATCCGGACCGGGCGGCGGCCCAGGCCGCCATGTCCGCGGAGGTGACGCATCGGCATCCGGAGGCCATCGTGGGCGCCATGGCGGTATCGGTCGCGGCGTGCCGCGCCGCCGCGAGTCGCGGAATGCGTTGCGCGCCAGAAGAATTGCTGGACGCGGTCGAACCGTACCTGGTCGCGGGGCGGACCGCGGATGGTATCCGCCGCGCCAGGACATTGCTCGGCCGATCGGTGGCCGAAGCGGCATACGAGCTCGGCAACGGCGCGTCGGTGAGCGCGCAGGAGACGGTGCCGTTCACGCTGTGGGTCGCCGCGACCTTCCTGACCGACTATCCCGCCGCCGTCACGGCGTGCGTCGAGGCCGGTGGTGATGTGGACACCACCGCCGCGATAGCGGGTGGAATCGTGGCGGCGCATACCGGAATCGGGGACCGAGGTGACGTGCGCGGGGTACCCGGGGCGTGGCTGGCGGCGCGGGAGCCGCTGCCGGAGTGGGGGACGTGCGGGCGTCCGGTCGGTTATCGGCCCGGCGGATAGCGTTTCGGTGTAAGTCGGGATATCCGAGCGTCTTGTTCGGTTGATCGGCGCTACGATTCTGGCGCAACGACTTTCATGTCCGCCGCGCGGGGGCGGGGAGGGTTGGTACCGTCATGGCGCTGGAACCGGGGGCGATTTTCGCTGGTTATACGGTTGTCCGCCAGATCGGTGTCGGCGGTATGGGCCGGGTGTATCTGATGCGGCATCCGCGGCTGCCGATGAATGTGGCGGTAAAGGTGCTGGACAGTCAGTTCAGCAGCGACGCCAAGGCGCGGGCGCGCTTCGAACGCGAGGCCGATATCGCCGCGGGTTTGCACCACCGCAATATCGTGCGCGTGCACGACCGCGGCATCGAAAACGAAAACCTGTGGATAGCCATGGATTTCGTGGACGGCCCGGATGCCGCCGAACTCATCGGCCGCGGACGGCTGCCGCTGGAGCGGGCGGTGGATATCGTCGCGCAGGCGGCCGCCGGGCTGGATTACGCACATCAGCGCGGCGTGCTGCACCGGGATGTGAAACCGGGCAATCTGCTCATCGGGCAGGAGGACGGCAAGGATCACGTGCAGATCGCCGATTTCGGCATAGCGCGCGGTTTGGACAATACGGTCACCGTCACCACATCGGTCACCGCGACCTTCGCCTATGCCGCGCCGGAACTGCTGAGCGGTGCGCCGGTGGATCACCGCGCCGATGTCTACGCGCTGGGATGCACGCTCTACCATCTGCTTTCGGGATCCGCGCCGTTCCCGAGCGGCAACCTGAGCGCGGTGATGTACAGCCACCTCAATATGCCGCCGCCGCGGCTCACCGCGACGCGATCCGACGCGCCCGCCGCGCTGGACGAGGTGATCGCCCGGTCGATGGCGAAGGATCCGGACCAGCGCTACCCGAACTGCACCGCGCTGGCCGAGGCGGCAAGG
This region includes:
- a CDS encoding M56 family metallopeptidase is translated as MNATAPVFAGLALLLAGPAPALLARATWPYRTPRAALVLWQAIALAAVLSAFGSGLAIAAQLLVPGPDGRPTTSPTREIDVLGLPLWLAYVLVFALTLLVGARLIWSVVRVGVHTRRRRAKHRMLVDLLDQGGPARRAADIRVLAAPEPIAYCLPGLRRRVVVSAGTLDNLDEKELAAIISHERSHLRARHDLVLEAFTAAHEAFPRWVRSKSALDSVKLLIELLADDSAVKVTGPRPLARALVACSKSIAPQGALAVGGPSTLIRIQRLSGPLGGVRLSIAAYLASAAILVVPTLAVAIPWLEELGRLFRT
- a CDS encoding BlaI/MecI/CopY family transcriptional regulator, with the protein product MAGLGELEKAVMDQLWSSDEPQTVRQVHEALAARRELAYTTVMTVLQRLAKKNLVVQRRDDRAHRYAPVHTRDELVASLMVDALQQAEEAGSRAAALVHFVEQVGKDEAAALREALAKLEATEDEAKPPQ
- a CDS encoding ABC transporter ATP-binding protein; this encodes MNDHRLTAEAVTLGYGDRVIADGLSLDITPGVITTVIGPNGCGKSTLLRALGRLLRPSQGRIVLDGKAISSMKTRDVARVIGLLPQSPVAPEGLTVADLVARGRHPHQSWLRQWSATDADSVLTALEQTGIADLADRTLDELSGGQRQRAWISMALAQGTDILLLDEPTTYLDLAHSVEVLDLVDRLHDDYGRTVVMVLHDLNLAIRYSDQLIVMSRGRVVAQGAPADIIDADLLRAVFGLDASVIDDPVSGRPMVIPIGARHVLSSAVTNTT
- a CDS encoding FecCD family ABC transporter permease; its protein translation is MTDTKAGPVSRAAVRLPGALRVGPLSLVLRPRQVAIVIAMAAALFALFCLDITTGRTHIPLGQVLDVLSGGGTRAQRFIILDSRMPRALTALVVGAALGLAGAITQSILHNPLASPDVLGITSGASLGAVAFGSGATDSMLGTPLAALAGGLLTAVAIYLLAFGRGASGERGVAGLKLVLIGIGVNALLVAGINWLLTRASIDDAARVQLWLNGSLNSADTSRLVPAAVAFGVVALVALGSARTLAALRLGAETTRGLGVRIQTQQAVLIGAAVIAAAVATAAVGPVGFVALAAPQVARRLLRTPGEPLIGSALTGALLVLGADALSRTLPVELPVGVVTAAFGGPFLLYLLVRTNRKATLR
- a CDS encoding FecCD family ABC transporter permease, whose amino-acid sequence is MAAIGSIAIGAKNLSPVTVYDALHQALTCPGGPFRCPAPSAAAEIVRGLRLPRTALAAVTGSALGIAGALVQGYTRNPLADAGLLGINSGAAFFAALSTYLFGFTAPAQYVWFAFAGAAVAGLVVFGVSALGAGKASPLALVLAGAAVTAFLQAMTNAVVLLDKTALDSYRFWVVGAVGGRGADVFWQVLPFLVIGIALAVAAAPSLNLLGLGDDVARGLGVDVGRSRALGLTAVVLLCGASTAAIGPIAFLGLVVPHIARAITGPDYRRLIPYSGLLGALSLLVADTVGRIVARPGELQVGVVLAAFGAPCFILLVRRRRLVNL
- a CDS encoding PaaI family thioesterase → MTQQSADRPFASLAEVTPDAMNQLSAGTFTDEIGLKFTELSPDAVRGELIVGPKLLQLAGIVNGGVYCTIVESLASVGAGIWYNANGYAGTVVGVNNNTDFLRSVRAGKVHGEATPLHRGRLQQLWQVVLTDDDGRTIARGQVRLQNLPHRD
- a CDS encoding urease subunit gamma; protein product: MRLSPHEQERLLLSYAAELARRRQARGLRLNHPEAVALITDHVLEGARDGRSVAELMSSGRTVLTREDVMEGVPEMIHDVQVEATFPDGTKLVTVHHPIG
- a CDS encoding urease subunit beta, with the protein product MIPGEYLCAEGTIELNVGADRIELDVVNTGDRPVQVGSHVHFPQANAALRFDRAAAHGRRLDIPAGTAVRFEPGLGQRVSLVPLGGAREVHGISLRPPGRLDAE
- a CDS encoding urease subunit alpha, with protein sequence MTELSRARYAELFGPTTGDRIRLADTDLLIEITEDRCGGPGLAGDEAVFGGGKVLRESMGQARATRADGTPDTVITGVVIVDHWGIIKADVGIRDGRISAIGKAGNPDTMNGVHPDLVVGPSTEIIAGNGRILTAGAIDCHVHFICPQLMDEALGGGITTLIGGGTGPAEGSKATTVTPGSWHLARMLEATDGWPLNIVLLGKGNTVSPEAMIEQLRGGAAGFKLHEDWGSTPAAIDACLTVADRTGVQVALHSDTLNEAGFVEDTLGAIAGRGIHAYHTEGAGGGHAPDIITVASHPNVLPSSTNPTRPHTVNTLDEHLDMLMVCHHLSASIPEDLAFAESRIRPSTIAAEDLLHDLGAISMIGSDSQAMGRIGEVVMRTWQTAHVMKRRRGALPGDGAADNARVQRYIAKYTICPAVAHGLDHEIGSVEVGKLADLVLWEPAFFGVRPHAVLKGGAIAWAAMGDANASIPTPQPVLPRPMFGASPLVAAATSLHFVSEQAIESRLAERLNVRRKLVPVKNVRRLTKADMPRNDALPRIEVDPDTFTVRVDGEVWTEQPATELPMAQRYFLF
- a CDS encoding YbaB/EbfC family nucleoid-associated protein; translation: MSFEDPGQAADQLANWAEDLQRKAQRYQGLHGRMAGLTVTETSDDNRVTVTVDNTGVPTDIRLAEQTRGMDPSAVAAELMSCLRKAQATLRREVTSMVQDTVGDDDAGAAIINQYAERFPNPEEAQEDSDKPKGPVDEDEYYRRDSWLQ
- a CDS encoding DUF3558 family protein — translated: MTASRIRGGGLAVVAVAGLIAGCSSGNSDSNAGPSGPTTTPYADCNPITVAQLTQTLNATTLTAHSHPPVCAWAAARGTEDSDVTFTAVQKQSLQQAWNLADKDGNRLEHLTIEQDVLGTKTTAAGFYIHNTKDPGDCAVVASDNGTSLTWRIQNHSHTAALDPCATAYALAELTVDLSP
- a CDS encoding ADP-ribosylglycohydrolase family protein — its product is MSSISDAARDSLDGLSVGDALGAQFFVPGRSLPELRAGRPPAAPWPWTDDTEMACSVYAEIRGRGYIDRDALAAAFADRCEPYRGYGGGTVVVLHEIRDGRPWADAAAAAFGGRGSWGNGAAMRVAPLGAHFAGDPDRAAAQAAMSAEVTHRHPEAIVGAMAVSVAACRAAASRGMRCAPEELLDAVEPYLVAGRTADGIRRARTLLGRSVAEAAYELGNGASVSAQETVPFTLWVAATFLTDYPAAVTACVEAGGDVDTTAAIAGGIVAAHTGIGDRGDVRGVPGAWLAAREPLPEWGTCGRPVGYRPGG